In the Paenibacillus sp. FSL R7-0337 genome, AGATGCATCAGCTCCAGAATGACAAGTACAGTGACTCTGGACTTCACAATATCGCTTTTGGTCACAGGCAATACGGTGCTGAACATCAGATCATTCTGGCTTTTGAAGCCGCCGAAAATATTCGGTACCGTGATGAAGCAGAAGTACAGCGGGACCAGGAAATAGAGCCAGCCGGGAATCAGCATAAGGCAGCCCATCAGGAAGGGCAAGACGAAGAACCAGGGATTGACGCCTAACTTCAAATCCTTCAGCACCAGATTATACATAGACACCCTCCTTTTTGGCAAAGTAGATCATGATGTCATCGAGAGTCGGGATAGCCGTGCTAAACGTCCAGGCGGGATCGAGATCCCGGGTATGGATCAATCCGGTGAAGCCGAAGGAGTTGATTTTGTAGGAGATCAGCTTCCCCTTCACTTCGTTAAGCCGGGACTCGCTGCCGTTAAGTAACCGGTAGGATTCCTTGAACTCGTTCTTCTCGCTACTTGCCACAATCTGCCCTTGTTCAATAAAGGTGATGTAGTCGGCACAGCGTTCGAGGTCAGAGGTAATATGAGTGGAGAAAAGGATGCTGATCTCGCCGCCCATGATAAGCTCCTGGAAAAGATCCAGCAGATCGTCTCTGGAGACCGGATCGAGTCCGCTGGTCGGCTCATCCAGAATCAGCAGCTTGGCGCCATGGGACAGGGCCAGAGTCAGGCTGTACTTCACCTTCATCCCGGTGGACAGCTCCGCGATTTTTTTGTTCTCATCCAGCTTGAACCGCTTCAGATACTTGTAATACGTGTCATCATTCCAGTTCTTATAGAACTTCTTCGTGATGCCCGTCAGCGTCTTGATCCGGCTGCGGGTGTAGAAGTTAATATCGCCGAAGGCACAGCCGATGTCCTGCTTCAGTTCCATCTCATGCTCCGCGATATTCTTGCCCAGAATGTGAATCTCGCCGCTGTCCATCTGAATCATATTTAGAATGGATTTGATCGTCGTTGTTTTTCCGGCGCCGTTCACGCCGATGAAGCCCATAATATATCCCTGCTCCAGTTGAAAAGATACGTCTTTGAGCTGAAAATTCGAATATTTCTTATTCAAGTGTCTAACATCCAAAGCCAGCATAACTAACCCCCTCAACAAATTGTGTATTCCGTGTATACACAATGTATCATGGAGATTTCACAAAGTCAACGGTCGGGTGAAGATTAGGCTGCCGCCTCCGCAGGCATCTCCTTCGGCTTACGCCGGAAGAACGGCTTGCCCTTAGACCAGTTAATGAACGGCTGCTCGATAACATAAAAGGAGAGCGTCGCGGCCAGATACGAGATGGCAACAACGGTGAGGCTGATGCCCAGCCAGCGCCACACATCCCTGACCCCGGAATAATGGAAATCCTGAATGCCGTACTTCTCGATTAAGGTAATGAACAGATAGTGCCATATGTAGAGGCCGAAGGACACTTTGGCCGTATACCGGAAAAAGCGGTTATCCAGCACACGCCCGGCGTACCGGCTGAAGGGTGCCGAGAACAGCACGATTCCGAACAATATGGCATAGACCGGGAACATATACGGCTGCTGCTGGAGACTGAAGTCGAATTCGCCTGCATGGCGCATCCGCCAGATCAGGAGACCGGCAAGACACAGAGCAAGTACTGCGGCGGCATCGAACACGCCGAGCTTGCTGAGCCGTTCCACTCTGGAGCGGCGCTGCAGCAAGGCGTTCGTTATCCCCGCCGCCAGAATCCCAATGGTGAAGTGGCCGAAGAAGCCGACTGGATTGTATCGCGGCATCCAGAATTTCGCGCCGCCTACCTGGCCATAGTCCCAGCCCCGGCCCTGCTCGCTTGGAGTAAACCAATGATGAATGAGGGCATTGGCAGCAAGCACCAACCCAAATACGGCGACCCAGAACAGGATCGCCTTACCGAAGGAATGCCGCTTGCCAAGCATGAATAACACCGCCATGAAGAGTGGCATCAGCAGGTAGCAGAATACCTCGAAGCTGATCGACCAGAGCGGCCCGTTCAAGTCGGAGGGGAAGAACGTGGTGTAGTGAAAGCCCGATGTGAAGGTGAAGGCCGCTGCAATCCGCCGCCCCAGGAACTCCATAGGAATGTCCAGCCTCCAGGTCAGGAGCAGACACACCAGCAGTGACACATAGAAACCGGGCATAATTCTAGCGGCACGGCGCAGGGTGTACGTCCGCAGGCTCGGATACGGACCATTATTCAGATACGCACTCCAGAAGGGGAACGACAGCAGGAAGCCGCTTAGCAGAAAAAACAAGCTGACCCCGCTGTTCCCCAGAAGCAGCACGGATTGCAGATCCTGGAGCCAGGGTTTTTGTGCGGGCATGATCAGCTTTTGCGACAAGTGATGCAGAATAACAGATAAGCAAGCGATTGCACGAACACCATCCGCTCCAGATAAACGGGTACTGCCCAGACGAAGGTTTGACATCAGCTCAACTTCCTCTTTTCATGAGTGATTCCTGAACGGATGGCCACCAGCAACACAACCACCATAGCTGCCGGACGCAAGCAGGATAATCGAGGACTGAAGCACCGAAGCCGTAAATTCACCACTCCTATTCGCCTAACCGATATACGCCGATATCAGGTACTCCTATCTTTCAATACACGATGGTTAAATCCTTCCGCTCTCCCGCATTCTGCCAAAATATTTCAGAGGTTGCCCCGGCTGGCCAGCACATGATCAAGGAATTGCACGGCATCGCTGTTGAATTTCCACCCCACGCCATACTGATCCACCAGCATTCCGAAGCACGAAGACCATGGTGTAGCGGATAAAGGCATGATGACATGTCCGCCCGCAGACAGGCCCTTAAAGTACTCCTCAAGCTTCTGCTTGTCCTCCATCACCAGGCTGATCAGCATGGCATTCCCCTTCACCAGCGCTCCCGTTACTGCTTGCATAGAGGGCAACAGATCGGACATCATAATTGTCCCGCCCTCGAATGCTATAGAGGACTCCATAATCATCGCTAACTCATTGGCCGGCAGGGGGTAGTTCGGGTCCTGGGGAATATCTCCGAATTGGACCTTTTTCACGGTTGTAGCCTGCAAGGCCTCCGCATAGAATTCAATCGCTTGCCCGGCAACACCATCGAAATTAATATAAGCAATAGCTGACATAGAGCATAACCTCCCTCATAAGATAAATGTAGTATAATACACGATAGGTGACGGCTATATGTCACCGTTTCACACTTCACTCAAGAAAGAGGGAACCGGATGGACAAGGTGGAGCGGTTGATTACCATCATCATGATTCTGCTCAAAAAAGACATTGTGCCCAGCACTGAATTCGCACAATTATTCGGCGTGTCCAAACGGACGATTCTCCGCGATATGGAGACGCTCAGCCTGGCGCACATTCCGATATACGCCACACCCGGCGTGCAGGGCGGCTACGGCATTATGGAAGAATACAAGATGGACAAGCGGCTGCTAAGCAGCTCCGACCTGGAGAATATACTGGCTGCACTCGGCGGGCTGGGGCAAATTCTGATCAGTGAGGATGTAGCTATGACGATTCGGAAAATAGAAGCAATGGTTAGCCCGCTCATTTCTAAGGGGTCGGTTCAGCTGTCCTTCTATGATTGGGAGGGACGCGCGGAGCTTGCCGGAGCCATGAAGCTCTGTCAGGAGGCCATCGCCGGGGGCTGGCTGCTCTCTTTTGACTATACTGATAGAACAGGTACTCCCACAAAACGGACCGTGGAGCCTTATCAGCTTCATTTCAGTGAATCAAGCTGGTATCTGAAGGGCTTCTGTCTGGAGCGGATGGGGGCGCGGATGTTCAAGCTCTCCCGGATGGAGCAGCTGAAGCGGAAGGAACAGACCTTCAGCCCCAGAGCCGAAATGCTGAATCAGGCACGGGAGGCTGAAGTTCCGCCGCAGTTAACCGAAGTGAAGGCACTGATCTCGCCGGGCATCAAGGATCAATTCATTGAACGGTACGGCCGCAAGAGCATCGAAGCCTATAACGCGGAACAACTGCTGGCTACGTTCTATATTCCGCAGCACCCGATCGGATATCAATTCCTGGCCGGCTTCGGCACCCATCTGGAGATTATGGAGCCGAAGGATTACCGTGAAGAATTCCGTAAGTACCTGCTTGAAATGATGAGCCGGTATGCATAAAAGTCACTATACGGAGAGGCCGGCTGTCACGAGGCTAGCTTTCCCCCGTACGGTTCAATGGTAATGAGGATGCGCTTAGACCGGTGACCACAGCGGCCAGCGACAGACCATATTTAAGTTATCTCCGTGCAGCTCCGCGGTCAAAGTACCGTTCATCTTGTTCATGAGGCTTTTGGCAATGGACAGTCCCAATCCTGAGCCTTGCCCTGACCGGGTACGGTCCACCGTATAGAAGCGGTCGAACAGCAGCCTCACATCCATGTCGGATAGGTCCTTCGCTTCGTTCACAATCCGCAGCTCTGCTGTCGTCTCCCGCTGCTCGAAACAGATGAACACCGGGCCGGTAGCGTGCTTCAACGTATTGATAAGCAGGTTCTCAACGACCCTCCGCACGGCCGATTCGTCAGCATAGACTGCTACCGGTTCCTTGGGGAGCCAGATGTCCGGCATCAGTCCCCGCTCATTAAACGAATCGTAGAAACCGACCAGTGTGTCCGATAGCAGAACCGTCATTACAATCCGCTCGGTTTTAAGCTGATAATCCGCAGATTCGATTAAGGACAACTCAAAAAAATCGTTCAACAGGGCCTGAAGCCGCTTTGTCCGGTTTTTGACAACGCTCAGATATTCGCGCTTCTCATCAGGCGTTATCGGCTCTACTTCCAGCAATTGAATATAGCCAAAGATGGAGGTTAGCGGCGTACGGATATCATGAGAGATGTTGGCAATTGCCTGACGCAGCTCATTCTCTGTCTGCCTGCGGTTAGCCTCCGCTTCAACAATCAGATCGGATTGGAGGTTAATCTGGCCTGCTAGCGCTTCGAGGTGCTTGTCAAATAGCGTGACCTCCAGCTTTTTACCAGTGGCTCGTTCGTTATAGCGGCGAAGCTGCCTAGTCATCCTCACCAGCTCCCGCCTCAGCACTAGAAGATGGGCCAGCAGGAGAGCCGCCGCTGTAACCGATACGAGCATTACGATGAACAAGACTCTCCGCCCCCTTCTCTTACTTAATTTCCTTCTTGCGGAATACGAGAACGCCCAGCAGCCCGGATACAACTATCGTCAGCAGCGGTGCCAGCAGGAGAGCCGGCAGATCGCTACCATCCATATGAGTCTTGCCGATTTCACCCAGCAGCTTGAAGACCGAGTAATCGTACACCGTAGCTAGAACCGGGATATACTCCGCCAAGGATCCCAATATCATATTAATAGCCAGGAAGAAGATCATCAGGAAGCTGATGGTCTTGCCGCTCTCGGCGAACACCGCTGTGAATAAAGCCCCGATTGCTGCGTAGGCAGCCGTGTACAACAACGTGAATCCGAGGGCCCGGGGGATGAAGAGAGCATCCACTCCCTCCGGCAACTGGCCGAAGCCTGAAATCATTGATACTTCGGCCAAGCTGAGCAGGGGAAATATCAGAGAAATCACCATAGCTCCCGCTGAGAATCCAATCAGCTTGGCTGTGTAGAGCTTCCCTCTGTCGTTGCCCGACGAAGCGGCCGACTTCATGACACCTGTCGTATATTCGCTGGCAATGAAGAATCCGGCCAACGCAGCCACGCTGAATTTAATAACATAACCATTGCTGGCCACGAATTTAATCAGAAATTCGGCACCGGTGAACTGCGGCTTGCCGCTGGTCTTATTATCGATATAGTAGAGCAGGGGATAGGCCAGGGAAAGCAGGGCAATGATGAGCAGCAACACTAGGAACGACCGGTCCCTGCGCAGCTTGAACAGCTCCGCTCTGATCAGGTTATACATGCCCTGCACCCCCGATCCGCTTCATGAAATAGCTCTCCAGATCTGCCCCCATGGACATAAACTGCTCGATGGTAAGACCTGCAGAGAATAGGGCCGTGGACACCTTGCCGGGCTGTTCCCGGTACCCGTACAGCTTGATGACACCATCCGGCATGACCTCGAAGTCGGTTGTGCCCAGCTCGTTCTGAATTACCATGGCTGCTCTGTCCGGATGATCCGCTTTAATATGGACATACTGCTGGCATTTATCGTTCAATTCCCGCGCGGTAAGCTGCTCCAGCAGCTTGCCTTGATGGATAATGCCGTAATGGCTGGCGAGCAAATGCAACTCGCTTAGAACATGGCTGGAGATCAGAATCGTTAACCCCCGTTCATGATTGAGCCGCTTAAGCAATTCGCGCATTTCGATAACGCTCATCGGGTCAAGCCCATTGGTGGGCTCATCCAGAATCAGAAATTCCGGGTCGTTTAGCATGGCAACGGCAAGGCCCAGCCTCTGCTTCATACCTAGCGAGAAATTCTTCACCTTCTTCCGCCCTGTGTCCTGCAGTCCAACCAGTTCCAGCATTCTGCGGATGGAGTCCTGGCCGGGAATGCCCCGAAGAAGACGGTTCACCTCCAGATTCTCACGGGCCGTCATCTGCGGGAACAACGAGGGACCTTCAATAATCAGTCCCATCCGTTTACGGGCCTCGGTTAGCTCCCGTTCCGTACCGGTGCCAAATAATTCAATTGTTCCTTCCGATGGAAAAGCAAGTCCGGTGACAATACGCATCAGCGTCGATTTGCCGGCTCCATTCTGTCCAATAAAGCCATAGATCGCGCCCTTGCGGATAGAGATATTCACTTTATCCAGCGCAACACTGCCTTTGAATCTTTTGGTCAACTGATTCGTTTGCAACACATATTCACTCATTGCTGCCTTGGCCTCCTTCACATGTGATAGACCAAGTATAGAAATCAAAACTTAAAAAGGGCTAAAGCCAACCCTTAAGAATATCTTAAGACTTCAGCCGGTAGCCCATACCCCATACGGTCTCGATATAATCACTGCCGGGCGCAGTCTTCGCCAGCTTGCCCCGCAGATTGCTCACATGGACGTTAACCGTATTATCGTCACCATAATAGGGCTCCCCCCATACGCTCTCGTACAGATTGGCCTTAGTGAATACCTTTCTGGGTTCCGATAACAGCAACTGGAGAATTTCATACTCCCGGGCAGTCAGAGCTACCTCCACTCCCTCTGCTGTTACCACTTTGGAATCGCAATCCAGCACAAGACCGTTATACTGGAGGATGCGGGCTGAAGCTGAGGGTATAATCTGCATGAACCGGCGCAAATGGGAGTCAATCCGTGCCGATACCTCCTCAATATCAAAAGGCTTCGTAATAAAATCATCTGCACCTCCGCGCAGTGCCGACACCTTGGTCTGCTGCTCTCCCTTCGCCGAGATAATAAGGACAGGCATACTCCCCCGCGCGCGAATCCAATTCAGCAGCTCCTCTCCCGTCATTCCCGGCAGCATCAGATCAAGCAGAACCATGCTCCATTGCCGCTGCTCCAGATAGAGTAGGGCCTCTGTACCGGAGAAGGCGGGCTGGGGAAAATATCCGCTTTTTGTAATAATGCTGCACAGCAGCCGGCTAATGTCACTGTCGTCTTCAGCAACTAGAATAGATATTGGCTTGTCCATCGGATCTCCTCATGTCATTCATCTTCCGCAGCACATCCTATAATTTGTATACTTCAGCCTATATGATAGACCATTGCTGCCGCAAGTTCCAGCGCCAGATGGTGGACGAAGAGCATTAATCCAGCTCCTTCAGGAAATCCTCAATCTGATTCATATAGCCCGGAACTGTGATTTGGCGCGGAGCAAAGAGGCTGACCATGAGCGCCCTTAAGCTGGAGTCCGCTGTCTTTTTGCTCAGCATAGAATGCTCTGCGTCCGGGAAGACCGCTACGGTCAGCAGTTCAGGCTGGATCATCTTGCGGTACACCTGCTCCGTCTCCTGCCAGTCGACATGAATATCCTGCTGGCCCAGCAGCAACAGTACCGGAGAGCGGAACTGCTTAAGATCCTGCTCGGCATCCGACAGGTAATTCTTGCTGACAAACGTCCACCGCTCCTTCGTCATCGGGTCATCTTCCTTCACCGCAGCCAGATAGTCTTCATAGCTCGCCCTCTGCGCCAAAAGCTGCCGAACTTCGTTGTTAGCCGCCTCTTCGGCTGCAATTTCCGTCTCCGTTTTTCCTTCCTGCAGCATCTGCTGCCGGGTATGATAGGCACCCTGGCGCAGCCAGTTAATGGCCGGGGAGACCAGAATGCTGAAGGCGAGCGGCTCCTTCCCGGCCAGCTTGGGAATCACCCAGCCTGCCTGACTGGCGCCCCACACCCCGATCCGGTCCGGGTCGATATTCGGCTGCTTCCGGGCCCATGCGATAGCCTCGCGGGCTTCCTCTACCCGGTCATCTATACTCTGATCCAGCCAATTGCCTGTGGAAGCGCCGATTCCTCTTTTATCAAGAGACAAGGAGGCATACCCCAGACCGGCTAACCGCTCCCATAGCGGCTTATACCCGTCATCATGCGAGGCATTAATCGGCCCGTCCCCATGAATGAAGAGGACCAGTCCCAGCTTGCCGGAAGATACGGAAGACCCCTTGGGCAACACCAGCGTACCCGTCAGCTCGCCCTCAGGCGACGCAATCTGGATGGCCTGCTCCATCATCTCAAAGCGGTTCTGCTGCACGATATACATTCCTGCCCCGCTAATCAGCAAAAGCACTACCACACATAGATAAATCAAGATCTTCTTGTTCTTCATCATTACTCTATCTGTCTCCCTTTTTGGATCAAGACCATGTAATCCCATGCCCGTTCGCCCAATAATAAGTGTAGGAGCTGCCTGTTCTGACGGGCACTTGTCTGAAAGGACAGCCGCTCATAGAGCTGTCTGGCCCGCGGATTGCTGGCTGCAACATGCAGGCTGAGGCGGTCCAGGCCGGGATCGGCAGCCACAGCCTCCCCGGCCCATCCGAGCAGCAGCCGGCCTACGCCTTTGCTGTGGTGGGCCGGATGAACCGCCAGGTCGGTAATATAACACTCGCCGGCCTTGGAGTAATGTTCAAGTGTCGCCAGACCAGCCAGCAGCCGGACCATGCCGCGTCTCCTTAGCAGAGAGAATACAGCAGGCAACGCGGGCAGCAGCTTACCCCTTACCTGCTGATCCGCCGCAGGCTTATATTTCATCCCGATGCTGCCAATCACCTCTCCCTGCTGCAAGGCGACGCTTCTGAGGGCGAACGGTCCGGCCGGAGCATAGTCGAGCAGCGCCTCCAGACCTTCAGCCAGCACAGCCTCATTCAGACGCAGCCGCCTGTGGAATTTGGCCAGGAACGCCTGGGCCAGCAACTGGCTTACCGGCCGGTTATACTCCGGCCGCATCGGCTCTATCGTAATCGGGGCTGCGCTCATAAGGAAACCGTCCCTTGCGCAGGTGCTCCCGGCTGAATCAGCGCCTTCAGCTCATAATGCAGCTTACCCGGAGCGAACAGCGACAGATACGACCGTTCAATCACCACCAGGGGCCCCGCCAGCGGAATCGCTTCTGCGGCAGCATAGGTGAAGAAATCGTCACACTGTTCTTCAAGCTCCTCTTCCTGAATCACACATTGCAGCGTCAGGTACTCTCCTGCCGGAAGAGTCAGATCGCCTGGAGCCTGCCCCTCCAGATATAGGGTCACGGTATCCTGCTCATCTGCCACATAATAAATATCCGATTCAAACAGATTGGGTATGCCTGCCGCCTGCTCCGCCAGCAGCGCTGCACTGAGCTGACTATACGAATCCAGCTTCATCATCTCGGTGAGATAGACCTCAGACTGCTGCACCCGCTGGAAGGGCTCCGCCTGCGAGCTGTAGCTCTGCTCCTCCTCCAGCATCTTGCGGATGAACTGCCGTAGCTCCTGAAGACGCGCCAGCTCCTGTTCAATCCCTTCGAGAGAGTGCTCCAACAGCCCGCGATGCTGCTCCGGACTATAGCTCATACATTCGTTAATCGATTGAACAGGCACTTCAAGCTTGCGGAGCAGCAGGATATGCGCGAGCTGATACACTTGATCCATACTGTACATTCTGTACTGATTCTCACCGGTATAAGCAGGCTGCAGAACACCCTTCTCTTCAAAATACCGGATCTGGTGGACCGACACATTCATCAGCTTGGCCAGCTCACTAATCGTTATTTCATCTCTCATCCTAATCACTCCCCGGACTACGGCTTGGAATATCTCTACGATACACCCTAGGTCTGACCTAAGGTCAAGGAGAGGATTCGAGATCCCGGGCCAGACGGATAAAAGCCTCAATTGCCGGGGAGAGCCACTTCTCCTCATGCCAGAACATTTGGGTGGCAAAGGATACTGCGGTCAAATCCCACGGCAGGGAGATCAGCTCCCCCCGCTTCAATTCTTCGCTTACGGCCATTTCAGGCAGGATGGCGATGCCCATCCCCAGCTTCGCACATTGTTTGATCGCCTCCGCACTATGAAACTCCAGCTCCGTGATACCCGCCATCCCCTTCTGGGACAGGCTGCACTCGAAGAAGCTGCGGTACGAGCATCCCTGCTCTGTCAGCAGGAAGGTCTCGCCGTGAAAATCCTGGATAGCCAGCGCCGGACGCGATGCCAGCGGATGATCGGGAGCAGCCAGGAGGCAGAAGCGCTCGTCCCTTATTTTTTCTCCGCAAAATCCGCTCTCGCCCTTCACTTCATCCAGCATGAAGATGACATCGACATCCCCGTCCCGCAGGCTCTGCCTGAGACTCGGACTCACCAGCGGCAGGAAGATCAGCCGGACTCCGGGATGAAGCTGGCGGAACCGGTGCAGCACAGCGGGAAGTCTGTAAGTGCATAACGTCTCATCTGCACTGATTACGATGGTGCCTGTCAGCTCACCGGGCTGCTTGAGGGCATGCTGCGCCTCCTCCACCATACACAGGATGTTGTCTGCATAACGCAGGAACGTTTTTCCGGTATCGGTTAACGTCACATTTTTGCCGAGCCGGTCCACCAGCTTCACCCCCAATTCTTCCTCCAGGGCCTTCATTTGCATCGTAACCGTTGAGGGAACGTAGTTCTGCGCTTCGGCGGCACGGGCGAAATTAAGCGTGGAAGCCAGCGTATAAAAGGTTTTAAGTTGGCGCAATTCCATTCTGTGTCACTCCTTCGTTCAAAAAAAATGAACGTTTCATTCAGAAACGTTTCTTTGACTTAACCTTAGCAGCATCGTAGAGTGATGACAAGAACGGCGGCCGATTCCGTTATGAATGTACAAGGAGTGGGAGAAATTGAATAACCGATTGACGATCTATATTCTGGCACTTGCCGTTTTTCTGATCGGGACGATTGAATACATTATTACCGGTGTGATTGAGATGATTGCCTCAGATCTTGGCGTATCCACCTCCGAAGTGGGGCTGCTGGTGACCGTATTTGCGCTGTCCGCAGCGATTATTGCACCGGTGCTCATTGCACTGACCCTGGGTAT is a window encoding:
- a CDS encoding ABC transporter ATP-binding protein, whose protein sequence is MLALDVRHLNKKYSNFQLKDVSFQLEQGYIMGFIGVNGAGKTTTIKSILNMIQMDSGEIHILGKNIAEHEMELKQDIGCAFGDINFYTRSRIKTLTGITKKFYKNWNDDTYYKYLKRFKLDENKKIAELSTGMKVKYSLTLALSHGAKLLILDEPTSGLDPVSRDDLLDLFQELIMGGEISILFSTHITSDLERCADYITFIEQGQIVASSEKNEFKESYRLLNGSESRLNEVKGKLISYKINSFGFTGLIHTRDLDPAWTFSTAIPTLDDIMIYFAKKEGVYV
- a CDS encoding acyltransferase; translated protein: MSNLRLGSTRLSGADGVRAIACLSVILHHLSQKLIMPAQKPWLQDLQSVLLLGNSGVSLFFLLSGFLLSFPFWSAYLNNGPYPSLRTYTLRRAARIMPGFYVSLLVCLLLTWRLDIPMEFLGRRIAAAFTFTSGFHYTTFFPSDLNGPLWSISFEVFCYLLMPLFMAVLFMLGKRHSFGKAILFWVAVFGLVLAANALIHHWFTPSEQGRGWDYGQVGGAKFWMPRYNPVGFFGHFTIGILAAGITNALLQRRSRVERLSKLGVFDAAAVLALCLAGLLIWRMRHAGEFDFSLQQQPYMFPVYAILFGIVLFSAPFSRYAGRVLDNRFFRYTAKVSFGLYIWHYLFITLIEKYGIQDFHYSGVRDVWRWLGISLTVVAISYLAATLSFYVIEQPFINWSKGKPFFRRKPKEMPAEAAA
- a CDS encoding VOC family protein: MSAIAYINFDGVAGQAIEFYAEALQATTVKKVQFGDIPQDPNYPLPANELAMIMESSIAFEGGTIMMSDLLPSMQAVTGALVKGNAMLISLVMEDKQKLEEYFKGLSAGGHVIMPLSATPWSSCFGMLVDQYGVGWKFNSDAVQFLDHVLASRGNL
- a CDS encoding YafY family protein; amino-acid sequence: MDKVERLITIIMILLKKDIVPSTEFAQLFGVSKRTILRDMETLSLAHIPIYATPGVQGGYGIMEEYKMDKRLLSSSDLENILAALGGLGQILISEDVAMTIRKIEAMVSPLISKGSVQLSFYDWEGRAELAGAMKLCQEAIAGGWLLSFDYTDRTGTPTKRTVEPYQLHFSESSWYLKGFCLERMGARMFKLSRMEQLKRKEQTFSPRAEMLNQAREAEVPPQLTEVKALISPGIKDQFIERYGRKSIEAYNAEQLLATFYIPQHPIGYQFLAGFGTHLEIMEPKDYREEFRKYLLEMMSRYA
- a CDS encoding histidine kinase dimerization/phospho-acceptor domain-containing protein codes for the protein MFIVMLVSVTAAALLLAHLLVLRRELVRMTRQLRRYNERATGKKLEVTLFDKHLEALAGQINLQSDLIVEAEANRRQTENELRQAIANISHDIRTPLTSIFGYIQLLEVEPITPDEKREYLSVVKNRTKRLQALLNDFFELSLIESADYQLKTERIVMTVLLSDTLVGFYDSFNERGLMPDIWLPKEPVAVYADESAVRRVVENLLINTLKHATGPVFICFEQRETTAELRIVNEAKDLSDMDVRLLFDRFYTVDRTRSGQGSGLGLSIAKSLMNKMNGTLTAELHGDNLNMVCRWPLWSPV
- a CDS encoding ABC transporter permease encodes the protein MYNLIRAELFKLRRDRSFLVLLLIIALLSLAYPLLYYIDNKTSGKPQFTGAEFLIKFVASNGYVIKFSVAALAGFFIASEYTTGVMKSAASSGNDRGKLYTAKLIGFSAGAMVISLIFPLLSLAEVSMISGFGQLPEGVDALFIPRALGFTLLYTAAYAAIGALFTAVFAESGKTISFLMIFFLAINMILGSLAEYIPVLATVYDYSVFKLLGEIGKTHMDGSDLPALLLAPLLTIVVSGLLGVLVFRKKEIK
- a CDS encoding ATP-binding cassette domain-containing protein, producing the protein MSEYVLQTNQLTKRFKGSVALDKVNISIRKGAIYGFIGQNGAGKSTLMRIVTGLAFPSEGTIELFGTGTERELTEARKRMGLIIEGPSLFPQMTARENLEVNRLLRGIPGQDSIRRMLELVGLQDTGRKKVKNFSLGMKQRLGLAVAMLNDPEFLILDEPTNGLDPMSVIEMRELLKRLNHERGLTILISSHVLSELHLLASHYGIIHQGKLLEQLTARELNDKCQQYVHIKADHPDRAAMVIQNELGTTDFEVMPDGVIKLYGYREQPGKVSTALFSAGLTIEQFMSMGADLESYFMKRIGGAGHV
- a CDS encoding response regulator transcription factor; the protein is MDKPISILVAEDDSDISRLLCSIITKSGYFPQPAFSGTEALLYLEQRQWSMVLLDLMLPGMTGEELLNWIRARGSMPVLIISAKGEQQTKVSALRGGADDFITKPFDIEEVSARIDSHLRRFMQIIPSASARILQYNGLVLDCDSKVVTAEGVEVALTAREYEILQLLLSEPRKVFTKANLYESVWGEPYYGDDNTVNVHVSNLRGKLAKTAPGSDYIETVWGMGYRLKS
- a CDS encoding alpha/beta fold hydrolase, which codes for MMKNKKILIYLCVVVLLLISGAGMYIVQQNRFEMMEQAIQIASPEGELTGTLVLPKGSSVSSGKLGLVLFIHGDGPINASHDDGYKPLWERLAGLGYASLSLDKRGIGASTGNWLDQSIDDRVEEAREAIAWARKQPNIDPDRIGVWGASQAGWVIPKLAGKEPLAFSILVSPAINWLRQGAYHTRQQMLQEGKTETEIAAEEAANNEVRQLLAQRASYEDYLAAVKEDDPMTKERWTFVSKNYLSDAEQDLKQFRSPVLLLLGQQDIHVDWQETEQVYRKMIQPELLTVAVFPDAEHSMLSKKTADSSLRALMVSLFAPRQITVPGYMNQIEDFLKELD
- a CDS encoding GNAT family N-acetyltransferase, translating into MSAAPITIEPMRPEYNRPVSQLLAQAFLAKFHRRLRLNEAVLAEGLEALLDYAPAGPFALRSVALQQGEVIGSIGMKYKPAADQQVRGKLLPALPAVFSLLRRRGMVRLLAGLATLEHYSKAGECYITDLAVHPAHHSKGVGRLLLGWAGEAVAADPGLDRLSLHVAASNPRARQLYERLSFQTSARQNRQLLHLLLGERAWDYMVLIQKGRQIE
- a CDS encoding MerR family transcriptional regulator, whose amino-acid sequence is MRDEITISELAKLMNVSVHQIRYFEEKGVLQPAYTGENQYRMYSMDQVYQLAHILLLRKLEVPVQSINECMSYSPEQHRGLLEHSLEGIEQELARLQELRQFIRKMLEEEQSYSSQAEPFQRVQQSEVYLTEMMKLDSYSQLSAALLAEQAAGIPNLFESDIYYVADEQDTVTLYLEGQAPGDLTLPAGEYLTLQCVIQEEELEEQCDDFFTYAAAEAIPLAGPLVVIERSYLSLFAPGKLHYELKALIQPGAPAQGTVSL
- a CDS encoding LysR family transcriptional regulator: MELRQLKTFYTLASTLNFARAAEAQNYVPSTVTMQMKALEEELGVKLVDRLGKNVTLTDTGKTFLRYADNILCMVEEAQHALKQPGELTGTIVISADETLCTYRLPAVLHRFRQLHPGVRLIFLPLVSPSLRQSLRDGDVDVIFMLDEVKGESGFCGEKIRDERFCLLAAPDHPLASRPALAIQDFHGETFLLTEQGCSYRSFFECSLSQKGMAGITELEFHSAEAIKQCAKLGMGIAILPEMAVSEELKRGELISLPWDLTAVSFATQMFWHEEKWLSPAIEAFIRLARDLESSP